The following DNA comes from Spirulina major PCC 6313.
CCCAAAACTATCGTCACCGATCAACTCTGAATGCACAGCGTCGTCCACCATTCATGACAGAGAAATTCAGGAGAGAAAACACCCCCAAACGGGTCTTCTTACCGGCCAACTGTCCCTGCGTTTATCTCTCTCCAGACTCCTCCTCAACTGCCAATAAGGCGCAGCTTGTCGAGATGATGTTGAGACTGTGCAGTGAGCAGACTCCGGCGATCGCGATCGCCACATTGACAATTTCACCCTCATTTAACGTGCAATTAAGAACCACAAAATGTAATAGATTATACTTTCCTGAACAAAAATCAGGGGTACTTTCACAACGCATCTTGCACCTGAGGGAGATTTCCGCCCTTAATATCTAAAAAATGACTCAATTCGCCCAATCAGGCTATTGACGATCCGCACCACAATTTCTCTTGGCTGTTCATTATGTCTGTCCCCCCCTCGAAACCTGTTGCTCAGGAACTCCAAGAACTTCGCCGTCAACATCAACTGATTTTGAATGCCGTCGGGGAAGGGGTCTATGGCCTTGACCTCGATGGCAATGTCACCTTTGTGAACCCCGCCGCCGCTGTAATGATTGATTGGCCCATTGATGAACTGATTGGCAAGTCCATGCATAAGGTGCTGCACCATTCCTACGCCGATGGGCAAACCTATCCCCGCGAAGCCTGCCCCATCTATGCTGCCTTACAAGACGGCAGCACCCACCGCGTCACCAGTGAAGTGTTTTGGCGCAAGGATGGGACGAGTTTTCCCGTGGAATATATCAGTACGCCGATGCGGGATGAAGCGGGGCAGTTGATTGGGGCGGTGGTGACCTTTCGCGATATCACGCAGCGACGCTGGGCAGAAGACATCTTGCAACGCACCAATGAAGAGTTGGAATTACAAGTGCAACAGCGCACGGCGAAGCTGCGCCAGGCGAACCAACAATTGCGGGAATTGAACGAGGTGCGATCGCGCTTCATCACCATGGTCTGCCACGAATTCCGCAACCCCCTCAACAACATCGCCCTCTCCGTCTCCTCCCTCCAACGCTACGACAGCCAACTCACCCCCACCGAAAAAGCCGACTACCTCACCACCATCACCGGCAATGTCGAGCGCATGACCCAGATGATTGACGATATCCTCGTCATCGGCAAAATCGAAGCCAACGTCCTCGAAGTCAAACCCCAACCCATCGATCTCGTCGAATTTTGCAGCCACATGCTCCGGGAACGGGAAAATCTTCGCTTACCCGTCCCGATCGAATTCAGATGCCAAAGCCGCCAACTCATCGCCCACCTTGATCCCCGTCTCGTCCGCTCCATCGTTGAAAATCTGCTCTCCAACGCCCTCCGCTACACCCCACCCCATCAAAAAATCTGGCTCAAATTAACCAAACGCCATCAACAGGTGATTCTCACCGTTAAGGACGAAGGCATCGGTATTTCTCCTGACGATCAAGCCCATTTATTTGAACCCTTTCACCGAGGGGCTAATGTCAGCAATATTCCCGGCACGGGTTTAGGATTGAGTATTGTGCAGCAGTTTGTGCAATTGCAACAGGGCACAATCAAAGTCAAAAGCTGCGTCAATCGTGGCACAACCTTTACGGTGCGATTGCCCACGACCTTATCCTAACCCCAGACCCAAACGCGCCGGATCGGGCTGCTCTGTGCATGGGTGCGATCGCAGGGCACAGGAGCACCGCGCAAAAAGCCCATCGAGCCAGTCCCCAGAGCGGTTTAGATCCCGGAATACAACGACCCATCCGGCATCGTTGCCCCCAGTAAACAGGCATCCCGGAGGTCTGTCCCGGTTAACTTCGCATCCCGTAAGCTTGCACCCCGGAGATCTGCCCCTTGGAGACAAGCACCATCTAAATTTGCACCCCACAGGTAAGCACCCCGCAAATTCGCCCCGGTTAAATCTGCCCCGGAGAAATTGACAAGATTTAAATTGGTATCTTGCAAATCGGCATTGGTGAGGAGAGCGTCCCGGAGATTGGCCTTCATCAGATCGGCTTTGATCATCTGACTACCCCGCAGATCGGCTTGGCTGCAATCTGCCTGCTTCATCATTGCGCCCTCTAATTGAATGCGCCGCATGACGCTGTCGCTGAAATCCGCTCCGGTTAATTCTGCATTTTGTAACTGAGCGCCGCTGAGTTTGACACTGCTTAGCTCTAGACCGCTGAAATTAATATTGGGCAGTATCAAGCCATTCATCCAAGCTCCTTCCAATTTTACGCCGTTGAGTTGTGCCCCTTGGAGGTTTGCACCGCTGAGCCGCGCCCCGCTCAAGTTCGTCCAGTTTAAGTTTGCGCCTTGCAGATTAGCCGATCGCAAATTAATCCCATTTAAATTCGCGCCACAGAGATTGACACCCGACAGATTAGCCCGAAAAAGGGTGACCCATTTTAAGACGGCTCCGCTCAGTTTGGCTCCCTGGAGGTCTGCTTTTGCCAAATGAGCGCCTTTGAGATTGGCTTTGGTGAGGTCGGCTTCGCACAGTTGAGAATTGGCGAGTTTGGCAAAGGTGAGGTCAGTACTGTACAAAAATGCTCCATTCAAATTGGCTCCTTGGAGAAAACACCGCTCCAAATAGGCGCGAGCTAAACTCGCTTCTTTCAGGAGTGAACCGGCGAAGTTGGCATGGGTGAGTTGAGCACCAATTAAGTTGGCATAGGGCAAATCAGAACCGCGAAAGTCGCGATCGCCTGAAGCATACCGTTTTAATAGAATATGGGCATCCATTGGAAATTGACTCCATGAAATAAATTGAGATAGATAGCAAATTATCGAGGGTTTAAGAACAAGCGTTGGTGTGGCGGAGTCGGGATAATGACAAAATTCAACATAACATCAGTCTGTTTTAGCCTTTTATGCTTGGGTTTGAATGGGTTCCTCTTGAGTGGGTCTAACTGATAGCGATCCTAAATCAATCGGAGATCTGATCTCCTCATCAACAACGGGCTTAAGCCCCTTGCCTGTTCATGAATCAACCCTTGCCTGCTTATGAATCAAATAGGATTGCTATGGCAACGTTAAGACTAGGTAATGGGACTTTTTTTGCTGTTAAATTATTTGATTTTCCGGGTCTTGAATCTCTTGGATTCTACTTTCTAGCATAGACGAATCATGTTGAATTCTGGTCATCATCAACTCACTTACTGACCAATCTTGATGTTTTGTAATCAAGCATGACTATTGTTAATAAAAATTCAATGCAGATAAACGCGGGGCAGGCGTGGTTTAAACCCACAGAGAATTTCCCAGGAAATCGTGCCGATCGCATTGGCCCAATCGTCGGCGGTGATCTGCTCGCTGCCGTCTTGGCCGAGGAGGGTGACACAATCACCGGGTTGCACGTCCGGGAGTTCGGTCACGTCTACCATCAGTTGATCCATGGTGATCGCGCCGATTTGGGGGACGCGCTGCCCCCGGATTAAGACCTGCATTTTGTGGGTGAGGAGGCGGGGTACACCGTCGGCGTAGCCAATGCTGACGACGGCGAGGCGCAGGGGGCGATCGCTGACATAGCGATGGCCGTAACTGACCCCCGTTTGGGGTGGAATGGACTTAACCTGAGTGACTCGTGCTTTCACCGCCATCACAGGGCGCAGGGTAAGGGTGGGGCTGAGATGGGGCGCAGGGTAAAGACCGTAGAGGGATAGACCAATACGCACCCCGTCGTAATGGAGGGCGCGATCGCCCAAAGTCCCGGCGGAATTAGCAAGATGCACCATGGGAGGATAGAGGCCATGATTGCGGAGTTCGGTGAGGACGGCCTCAAAGCGATCGCGCTGAATCTCCATAAACTGAGGGTCGGGATCATCCGCCGTGGCAAAGTGAGAATAGACACTGGCCAAATGCAGCGAGGGCAACTCGTGAACCGCTTGCACCAAGGACAGGGCATCCGTCCAGCGCGTCCCCAGGCGAGACATGCCCGTATCAATATTGAGATGGACGGGGAGGGTTGTCCCCCGTGGGGTCAGGGTGTCGGCAAAGAGGGCGGCTTGGTGGGGCGTGCAGAGGGTGGGTTCAAGGTGATGATGGGCGATCGCTTCGATTTCCGCCGGGGTGTAAATCGCCCCAAACACCAAAATCGGGACGTGAATTCCCCCTTGGCGCAGGGCAATCCCTTCTTGGGGAGTGGCAACGGCCAGACGCTGCACCCCCAAACTCACCAGCACCTCCGCCACCGGCACCGCCCCATGGCCATAGGCATCGGCTTTGACCACCGCCATTAAGATCGCGCCCGGTGCCAAATGTGCGAATAATTGCTGCACATTGTGCCCCAAGGCAGTGAGATCAATTTCCACCCAAGCCCGCTGCTGTGCCGTCCCAATTTGCTGGGGAGAGTTTAACTGTTGCTTTACCATAAAACTTCACTCCTTAGCGCGATCGCCGCTTGGCATAACGGCGATGAATTTCATTCAGGGAAACCGAGTTAGGGCATAGTCTAACCTGAATATTGGAGACATCAAACCCTGAAAAATCACAGGATCGAGGGTAACCAGTGTTACAACAGTTCAAAATTGCATTTGTTATGGTAAGGACACATTAAAAATTTTTCGTAGGTAACGCTTCGTGGGATCAAGTCAAATACTCATCGTCGAAGGCAATCCACATTTGCGATCGCTGCTGGGGTGGCACTTGCAACAAGCTGGGTATCGTATCCAACAAGCTGCAAACCTCCAGCAAGCGCGAGACATTCTCCTGCGCAACCAACCCCCCCTCGTGATTCTTGAGCCGGATTTACCCGATGGCAATGGCCTAGAACTCTGTCAATGGTTGTTGCAACAGCGTCAATCCCTCGTCTTGTTGTTATCGGCCAAAGATAGTGCCCATGATGTGGTGACTGGCTTAAAAGCCGGAGCCGATGACTACTTGAAAAAACCCTTTGGCATGCAAGAACTCATGGCACGGGTTGAATCATTGCTGCGGCGTTGTCGTGTGACCAGCGTGCCCCTCTTGCTCAACTATGGTGATCTGAGCATTGACTTAGTGCAGCGGCGGGTGCATCTTTACGGGCGCTACATCGACCTCACCCCCCAAGAATTCAGCCTCCTCTACGTTTTAGCCCAAGCCGAAGGCATCCCCTTGAGCCGCACAGAACTGCTCCATCGCGCTTGGCCCGATGCGATCGACAATCCCCGCACCATCGACACCCATGTGCTGTCCCTGCGCAAAAAACTCGTCCCGGACAGCGATCGCATTGAACGCACCAGCCTGATTCAAACCGTGCGCAATGTGGGCTATCGCTTTAACCCCGATGCCCTCAAACAGATGGAACCTAGCGACTCAACCCCCCCCACAATGCCAGAACCCCATCGCAACAGTGAGCCATTAGCCGCAGGCTATACCGTCTAGTCCAATCATCGATGCATGAGCCGGCTCGTTTTGGAATGATTGTGATCAGGGATGGGGTGCGATCGCTCATTGTTAACCCCCTCTTTACTACAGCTTAAATCTGGCCCATTGAAGTTATCAAACACCGCATTTCTGACCCTCATCACCGTCTTGAATGCCGGCCTGTTAATTTGAGGATAATACTTAACAAACCAAAGGATTAATCAATCCAATGCTAGAATCACGCCAGAAATTCTAGCCTCCAGGCATAATGAGCGATGACCTATCGAATTTTATCCTTAGACGGCGGTGGCTTTCGGGGCGTAATGTCAGCGCGGATTTTAGTAGCACTAGAACAAGAAGTCCGTCAGCAATATGACTGCACCTTACAGGAATAGACGATAGCTTGAAAGCCCTGTGGCTTTAGCCCAGGGATGAAAAGCAACGGCGGCTTTAGCCGCATTCTTACGCTGGACATGCTAGCATAAGAGAATGATAGTACTTGAGTTCAAAGCACGGGTAAAGCCTGCCCAGGCTACCGCTATAGACGATGCTATCCGGACATCTCAGTTTGTCCGTAACAAAGCTGTGCGCTATTGGATGGATAGCCAAAAAGTCGGCAAATACGACCTTAGCAAGCTCTGCAAGGACTTGGCTGGGGAGTTTCCCTTTGCTAAGAAACTCAACTCCATGGCCCGTCAAGCAGCAGCAGAACGAGCCTGGAGTTCCATCAGTCGCTTCTATGAGCATCGAAAAAAGGGTATTAAGCCCGTAGGATTCCCCAAGTTCAAGAAGCATTCCCGCTCGGTGGAATACAAAACCTCTGGCTGGAAACTGCTGGGGCCGAAGCGT
Coding sequences within:
- a CDS encoding PAS domain-containing sensor histidine kinase; this translates as MSVPPSKPVAQELQELRRQHQLILNAVGEGVYGLDLDGNVTFVNPAAAVMIDWPIDELIGKSMHKVLHHSYADGQTYPREACPIYAALQDGSTHRVTSEVFWRKDGTSFPVEYISTPMRDEAGQLIGAVVTFRDITQRRWAEDILQRTNEELELQVQQRTAKLRQANQQLRELNEVRSRFITMVCHEFRNPLNNIALSVSSLQRYDSQLTPTEKADYLTTITGNVERMTQMIDDILVIGKIEANVLEVKPQPIDLVEFCSHMLRERENLRLPVPIEFRCQSRQLIAHLDPRLVRSIVENLLSNALRYTPPHQKIWLKLTKRHQQVILTVKDEGIGISPDDQAHLFEPFHRGANVSNIPGTGLGLSIVQQFVQLQQGTIKVKSCVNRGTTFTVRLPTTLS
- a CDS encoding pentapeptide repeat-containing protein; the protein is MDAHILLKRYASGDRDFRGSDLPYANLIGAQLTHANFAGSLLKEASLARAYLERCFLQGANLNGAFLYSTDLTFAKLANSQLCEADLTKANLKGAHLAKADLQGAKLSGAVLKWVTLFRANLSGVNLCGANLNGINLRSANLQGANLNWTNLSGARLSGANLQGAQLNGVKLEGAWMNGLILPNINFSGLELSSVKLSGAQLQNAELTGADFSDSVMRRIQLEGAMMKQADCSQADLRGSQMIKADLMKANLRDALLTNADLQDTNLNLVNFSGADLTGANLRGAYLWGANLDGACLQGADLRGASLRDAKLTGTDLRDACLLGATMPDGSLYSGI
- the alr gene encoding alanine racemase, whose translation is MVKQQLNSPQQIGTAQQRAWVEIDLTALGHNVQQLFAHLAPGAILMAVVKADAYGHGAVPVAEVLVSLGVQRLAVATPQEGIALRQGGIHVPILVFGAIYTPAEIEAIAHHHLEPTLCTPHQAALFADTLTPRGTTLPVHLNIDTGMSRLGTRWTDALSLVQAVHELPSLHLASVYSHFATADDPDPQFMEIQRDRFEAVLTELRNHGLYPPMVHLANSAGTLGDRALHYDGVRIGLSLYGLYPAPHLSPTLTLRPVMAVKARVTQVKSIPPQTGVSYGHRYVSDRPLRLAVVSIGYADGVPRLLTHKMQVLIRGQRVPQIGAITMDQLMVDVTELPDVQPGDCVTLLGQDGSEQITADDWANAIGTISWEILCGFKPRLPRVYLH
- a CDS encoding response regulator transcription factor, with the translated sequence MGSSQILIVEGNPHLRSLLGWHLQQAGYRIQQAANLQQARDILLRNQPPLVILEPDLPDGNGLELCQWLLQQRQSLVLLLSAKDSAHDVVTGLKAGADDYLKKPFGMQELMARVESLLRRCRVTSVPLLLNYGDLSIDLVQRRVHLYGRYIDLTPQEFSLLYVLAQAEGIPLSRTELLHRAWPDAIDNPRTIDTHVLSLRKKLVPDSDRIERTSLIQTVRNVGYRFNPDALKQMEPSDSTPPTMPEPHRNSEPLAAGYTV